Proteins co-encoded in one Dendropsophus ebraccatus isolate aDenEbr1 chromosome 9, aDenEbr1.pat, whole genome shotgun sequence genomic window:
- the LOC138802179 gene encoding hemoglobin subunit beta-2-like, whose product MVHWTAEEKSIITSTWAKVNVEADGLEALTRLLVVYPWTQRYFSSFGNLSNATAISGNAKVKGHGKKVLSAVGGAIQHLDDVKHYLADLSKSHAQELHVDPENFKRLAEVLVIVLAGKLGSAFTPQVQAAWEKFNNVLVAALSHGYH is encoded by the exons ATGGTTCACTGGACAGCCGAAGAGAAGTCCATCATCACCTCTACCTGGGCCAAGGTCAATGTGGAGGCTGATGGCCTTGAAGCCCTGACTAG GCTGCTGGTCGTGTACCCCTGGACCCAGAGATACTTCAGCAGCTTCGGAAACCTCTCCAATGCCACCGCCATCTCTGGCAATGCCAAGGTGAAGGGTCATGGCAAGAAGGTGCTCTCCGCTGTTGGTGGTGCCATCCAACACCTGGATGATGTGAAGCATTACCTGGCTGACCTCAGCAAGTCCCATGCCCAGGAACTCCATGTGGACCCTGAGAACTTCAAG CGTCTGGCAGAAGTTCTGGTCATTGTCTTGGCTGGCAAGCTTGGATCCGCTTTCACCCCTCAGGTCCAGGCCGCCTGGGAGAAATTTAATAATGTTCTTGTGGCTGCTCTGAGCCATGGATACCATTAA